In Macadamia integrifolia cultivar HAES 741 unplaced genomic scaffold, SCU_Mint_v3 scaffold149, whole genome shotgun sequence, one DNA window encodes the following:
- the LOC122063898 gene encoding DEAD-box ATP-dependent RNA helicase 53, mitochondrial-like isoform X1 yields the protein MNHLFRKSASIASLASKQARTALISLGSFRFDPSAIASETVKDSVFNGEICSSSCSEFPAKFGFGLGVRDFHFSTVPLEFRASIAARAENAVDDYYDEERSSGKKVGGENEEGLEIAKLGIAPEIVSSLARRGITKLFPIQRAVLEPAMQGCDMIGRARTGTGKTLAFGIPIMDKIIQFNAKHGRGRNPLALVLAPTRELARQVEKEFHESAPNLDTLCVYGGVPISRQMNTLDYGVDVIVGTPGRIIDLLKRGSLVLSEVQFVVLDEADQMLAVGFDEDVEVILERLPQKRQSMMFSATMPNWIRKLTQKYLNDPLTIDLVGDSDQKLAEGITLYSIASDMYGKASIIGPLITEHAKGGKCIVFTQTKRDADRLAYAMGRSFRCEALHGDISQNQRERTLAGFREGSFNVLVATDVAARGLDIPNVDLVIHYELPNSSEIFVHRSGRTGRAGKKGSAILIYTDQQLRGVRMIERDVGSKFTELPRIAVEAEDRVMSSEMGGGGRFGSYGSSGSGRFSDSGFGRSGGYGGSGFGRSGDYGGSGFGRSGGYGGSGFDRSSSFGGPSSGRVGNYGESGSSRMGSFGGSGSGQSGGGFGSYGSSRSSEFGGSGFGRSGSFGEFGGSGHSSAFGGPGRSSGFGNSNSGRSSGFGDPSSSHSSGFGNSGSSQFGGSSASSIGGLSHGSLDDDKRPGRI from the exons ATGAATCACCTGTTCAGGAAGTCAGCTTCGATTGCTTCCTTGGCATCGAAGCAGGCTCGAACTGCTTTGATCTCATTGGGGTCATTTCGTTTTGATCCATCTGCAATAGCTTCTGAAACTGTTAAAGATTCTGTGTTTAATGGTGAAATTTGTTCATCTTCGTGTTCTGAGTTTCCGGCGaagtttgggtttggtttgggtgtTAGAGATTTTCATTTCTCGACTGTTCCGTTGGAATTTAGAGCTTCAATCGCTGCAAGAGCAGAGAATGCGGTTGATGATTACTATGATGAGGAGAGGTCTTCGGGGAAGAAGGTCGGTGGAGAGAACGAGGAAGGGCTTGAGATTGCGAAGCTGGGGATTGCTCCTGAAATTGTTTCTTCTCTCGCAAGGAGAGGAATCACTAAGCTTTTCCCAATTCAG AGAGCTGTGTTGGAACCAGCAATGCAAGGCTGTGACATGATTGGCCGGGCTAGGACAGGAACAGGGAAGACTCTAGCTTTTGGGATTCCCATTATGGATAAAATAATTCAGTTCAATGCTAAGCATGG ACGTGGGAGAAATCCGTTGGCCTTGGTATTGGCTCCAACGAGAGAGCTTGCTCGGCAAGTTGAGAAGGAATTCCATGAATCTGCCCCGAATTTGGATACACTTTGTGTTTATGGAGGTGTGCCAATCTCGCGGCAAATGAACACTCTTGATTATGGAGTTGATGTCATTGTTGGCACACCTGGTCGCATTATTGATCTGCTTAAGAGAGGTTCCTTAGTTTTGTCCGAGGTTCAGTTTGTTGTTCTGGATGAAGCAGATCAAATGCTTGCCGTGGGCTttgatgaagatgttgaagtaaTATTAGAGAGGTTACCCCAGAAGCGTCAGAGCATGATGTTCTCTGCCACAATGCCAAATTGGATAAGAAAGCTCACCCAGAAGTATCTAAATGATCCATTAACGATTGATCTT GTAGGAGATTCTGATCAGAAGTTGGCAGAAGGGATTACTCTATATTCAATTGCATCAGATATGTATGGGAAGGCATCAATTATTGGTCCTCTGATAACT GAACATGCAAAAGGAGGAAAATGTATTGTTTTCACACAAACTAAACGTGATGCTGATCGCTTGGCATATGCTATGGGTCGAAGTTTTAGATGTGAAGCTTTGCATGGGGATATCTCACAAAATCAGAGGGAAAGGACACTTGCAGGCTTTCGGGAAGGGAGCTTTAATGTCTTAGTTGCCACCGATGTGGCTGCCCGTGGACTTGATATACCTAATGTTGATCTG GTGATACATTATGAGCTTCCAAATAGTTCAGAGATCTTTGTTCATAGATCTGGCCGAACTGGACGTGCTGGAAAGAAGGGAAGTGCTATTCTGATTTATACAGATCAGCAGCTGCGAGGTGTCAGAATGATAGAGCGGGATGTGGGATCCAAGTTTACAGAG CTTCCCAGGATTGCTGTTGAGGCTGAAGACAGGGTTATGTCCAGTGAGATGGGTGGTGGTGGTCGGTTTGGCTCTTATGGAAGTTCAGGAAGTGGTCGATTCAGTGATTCTGGTTTTGGTCGTTCTGGCGGTTATGGTGGTTCTGGATTTGGTCGTTCTGGCGATTATGGTGGTTCTGGATTTGGTCGTTCTGGCGGTTATGGTGGTTCTGGATTTGACCGTTCCAGTAGCTTTGGTGGTCCATCATCAGGACGTGTGGGTAATTATGGTGAGTCAGGGTCTAGTCGAATGGGTTCCTTTGGTGGATCAGGCTCGGGTCAATCTGGTGGTGGATTTGGCAGTTATGGCTCAAGTCGCTCTAGCGAATTTGGTGGTTCTGGATTTGGCCGTTCAGGCAGCTTTGGAGAGTTTGGTGGTTCAGGTCATTCCAGTGCTTTTGGTGGGCCAGGTCGCTCCAGTGGTTTTGGGAATTCTAATTCAGGGCGTTCAAGTGGTTTTGGGGATCCTAGCTCGAGTCACTCGAGTGGTTTTGGGAATTCTGGTTCAAGTCAATTTGGTGGATCCAGTGCTAGCTCTATTGGTGGCTTGAGTCATGGTAGTCTTGATGATGATAAGAGGCCTGGGAggatttaa
- the LOC122063901 gene encoding uncharacterized protein LOC122063901 gives MSGAQGAQPKESLTATTYESVGGGENKTRTDPRSTEDVGGIQIDKLQDKVKDAAGKGGPVFGAGKDENKQDLGVTGTGTG, from the coding sequence atgtCAGGAGCGCAAGGAGCGCAGCCGAAAGAGTCGCTGACGGCGACGACGTATGAGTCGGTGGGAGGAGGTGAGAACAAGACGAGGACTGATCCCCGATCAACCGAGGACGTCGGAGGGATTCAGATTGATAAGCTTCAAGACAAGGTCAAAGATGCTGCCGGCAAAGGTGGCCCTGTCTTTGGTGCCGGTAAAGATGAAAACAAACAAGACCTCGGTGTCACCGGCACGGGCACCGGTTAG
- the LOC122063898 gene encoding DEAD-box ATP-dependent RNA helicase 53, mitochondrial-like isoform X2: MNHLFRKSASIASLASKQARTALISLGSFRFDPSAIASETVKDSVFNGEICSSSCSEFPAKFGFGLGVRDFHFSTVPLEFRASIAARAENAVDDYYDEERSSGKKVGGENEEGLEIAKLGIAPEIVSSLARRGITKLFPIQRAVLEPAMQGCDMIGRARTGTGKTLAFGIPIMDKIIQFNAKHGRGRNPLALVLAPTRELARQVEKEFHESAPNLDTLCVYGGVPISRQMNTLDYGVDVIVGTPGRIIDLLKRGSLVLSEVQFVVLDEADQMLAVGFDEDVEVILERLPQKRQSMMFSATMPNWIRKLTQKYLNDPLTIDLVGDSDQKLAEGITLYSIASDMYGKASIIGPLITEHAKGGKCIVFTQTKRDADRLAYAMGRSFRCEALHGDISQNQRERTLAGFREGSFNVLVATDVAARGLDIPNVDLVIHYELPNSSEIFVHRSGRTGRAGKKGSAILIYTDQQLRGVRMIERDVGSKFTELPRIAVEAEDRVMSSEMGGGGRFGSYGSSGSGRFSDSGFGRSGGYGGSGFGRSGGYGGSGFDRSSSFGGPSSGRVGNYGESGSSRMGSFGGSGSGQSGGGFGSYGSSRSSEFGGSGFGRSGSFGEFGGSGHSSAFGGPGRSSGFGNSNSGRSSGFGDPSSSHSSGFGNSGSSQFGGSSASSIGGLSHGSLDDDKRPGRI; encoded by the exons ATGAATCACCTGTTCAGGAAGTCAGCTTCGATTGCTTCCTTGGCATCGAAGCAGGCTCGAACTGCTTTGATCTCATTGGGGTCATTTCGTTTTGATCCATCTGCAATAGCTTCTGAAACTGTTAAAGATTCTGTGTTTAATGGTGAAATTTGTTCATCTTCGTGTTCTGAGTTTCCGGCGaagtttgggtttggtttgggtgtTAGAGATTTTCATTTCTCGACTGTTCCGTTGGAATTTAGAGCTTCAATCGCTGCAAGAGCAGAGAATGCGGTTGATGATTACTATGATGAGGAGAGGTCTTCGGGGAAGAAGGTCGGTGGAGAGAACGAGGAAGGGCTTGAGATTGCGAAGCTGGGGATTGCTCCTGAAATTGTTTCTTCTCTCGCAAGGAGAGGAATCACTAAGCTTTTCCCAATTCAG AGAGCTGTGTTGGAACCAGCAATGCAAGGCTGTGACATGATTGGCCGGGCTAGGACAGGAACAGGGAAGACTCTAGCTTTTGGGATTCCCATTATGGATAAAATAATTCAGTTCAATGCTAAGCATGG ACGTGGGAGAAATCCGTTGGCCTTGGTATTGGCTCCAACGAGAGAGCTTGCTCGGCAAGTTGAGAAGGAATTCCATGAATCTGCCCCGAATTTGGATACACTTTGTGTTTATGGAGGTGTGCCAATCTCGCGGCAAATGAACACTCTTGATTATGGAGTTGATGTCATTGTTGGCACACCTGGTCGCATTATTGATCTGCTTAAGAGAGGTTCCTTAGTTTTGTCCGAGGTTCAGTTTGTTGTTCTGGATGAAGCAGATCAAATGCTTGCCGTGGGCTttgatgaagatgttgaagtaaTATTAGAGAGGTTACCCCAGAAGCGTCAGAGCATGATGTTCTCTGCCACAATGCCAAATTGGATAAGAAAGCTCACCCAGAAGTATCTAAATGATCCATTAACGATTGATCTT GTAGGAGATTCTGATCAGAAGTTGGCAGAAGGGATTACTCTATATTCAATTGCATCAGATATGTATGGGAAGGCATCAATTATTGGTCCTCTGATAACT GAACATGCAAAAGGAGGAAAATGTATTGTTTTCACACAAACTAAACGTGATGCTGATCGCTTGGCATATGCTATGGGTCGAAGTTTTAGATGTGAAGCTTTGCATGGGGATATCTCACAAAATCAGAGGGAAAGGACACTTGCAGGCTTTCGGGAAGGGAGCTTTAATGTCTTAGTTGCCACCGATGTGGCTGCCCGTGGACTTGATATACCTAATGTTGATCTG GTGATACATTATGAGCTTCCAAATAGTTCAGAGATCTTTGTTCATAGATCTGGCCGAACTGGACGTGCTGGAAAGAAGGGAAGTGCTATTCTGATTTATACAGATCAGCAGCTGCGAGGTGTCAGAATGATAGAGCGGGATGTGGGATCCAAGTTTACAGAG CTTCCCAGGATTGCTGTTGAGGCTGAAGACAGGGTTATGTCCAGTGAGATGGGTGGTGGTGGTCGGTTTGGCTCTTATGGAAGTTCAGGAAGTGGTCGATTCAGTGATTCTGGTTTTGGTCGTTCTGGCGGTTATG GTGGTTCTGGATTTGGTCGTTCTGGCGGTTATGGTGGTTCTGGATTTGACCGTTCCAGTAGCTTTGGTGGTCCATCATCAGGACGTGTGGGTAATTATGGTGAGTCAGGGTCTAGTCGAATGGGTTCCTTTGGTGGATCAGGCTCGGGTCAATCTGGTGGTGGATTTGGCAGTTATGGCTCAAGTCGCTCTAGCGAATTTGGTGGTTCTGGATTTGGCCGTTCAGGCAGCTTTGGAGAGTTTGGTGGTTCAGGTCATTCCAGTGCTTTTGGTGGGCCAGGTCGCTCCAGTGGTTTTGGGAATTCTAATTCAGGGCGTTCAAGTGGTTTTGGGGATCCTAGCTCGAGTCACTCGAGTGGTTTTGGGAATTCTGGTTCAAGTCAATTTGGTGGATCCAGTGCTAGCTCTATTGGTGGCTTGAGTCATGGTAGTCTTGATGATGATAAGAGGCCTGGGAggatttaa